Genomic window (Nitrososphaera sp.):
GCGTCGACCCGACATCAAGAGTGACGCGTGCCTCCTGGAACTGCGCAGGCGAAACGATTGCCGTAGGCTTGACCAACGTGACATTATCAGCCGCAAACAAATGTTCAACCAGCAGCAGCCGCGCTTGAACGGCCGACTCGTTGTTTGATGCGGGGATCGGCATGGAAGGCGTGGCGGCTGAACTGGGCGCTGACTTGTTCAAGAAATTCCGGAGCGCGTCGTCCAGAGTTTGGCCGATACCAACAATATTGGCAAACTGGGAAGTTGGAGCGCTTACAATGGCAACGCCTGCCAGCTGCTCTGCAGCCCCGGCTTGGCTGTCGCTTGTATATATGGGAAGGACATATGCGTAGAGGTTTTCCGACTTATACAGGGTGGCGTCGCCTACTTTTGGAGAGCCGGGAAGCTGGGACTTGAAGAGCTGGAAGTCCTTATCCTTGCCGAGCATCTGGCGTGCAGAATCCGGACTTATCAACGTCGAGTTGGATAAAGACGTGCTATTTGAATCGGAATAGAAGGTGAGGGTACCGAGACTGCTCAAATCACTAGAAACAGTGGCATATCCAACCACTCCCGAAGTGGGGGCGCTGCGTGATTGAACTAATTGTACCCCGACATATTTCGTTGAGTTTTGGCCGCCTGACAAGTCCATATAGTAATAAGAAGGCTGTTCGATACCGCCTGTTTCTTTCGGAATATCGTAGAATTGCTTTGAATCGACAAAGTCCTGTGGGTTGGTAACATGGAAAGTGTCGAACTTGCCCATTCGCCAGATAAACATCTCGGGAGGATACCGCAATTGCTTAGAAAGCCAGGCCGGCATTGATTGCTCGACGATTCCCGTGTCCTTATAGGTCTCGTAGAAAACATTAGAGTATTCGTCATTACCGGTTACGTATATCTTGATGCTGCCGCTATAAGCGTCGATTACTCCATATCCTATCAGACGGAGAGCAAAGCTTGATGCCCACGGGACGCGCGAGGTGTCGATGGGCATTATTAACGGCACAAGCCAATAGCTTTTAGAACCGTCTGTTACCGGGGTTACATCGATTTTCCTGAACTGGCTGCTGAGCGTGTCACCTATCTGGAACTCATAGATAAAGTAAGGAAACAATGTATCCATTCGTTGAAAGATATCCTTGTACCGAGTTATGTGGACGGTCTGTCCGGGGTAAGATAGAAGGAAATTGGGATCAAAGATCCATGTGAGGGGAGGAGACAGGTCTACCCCGCCGTTTGGATTGTACTGCACGCTGTCAGCTGCTGGTCCAGCGGACTGCGCAATCGGATATGCGGACCATGCTCTGCTAAAGATTCCGGAGTCCCCGCTCGGACCAAAGTAGACTTCCTTCTGCGGTGAAAGCTGCTCGGGACTTTCAGATCCTGTTCCGTTTGCCAAAGTGGCGCTGATTATGGGGATGCCTGCGTCGGAATGAGTGAGAGCTATATGATCGCTATACCACTTGTTTGGAAGATTGCTTTCCGAGGGTCTGACAGGCGTCGTGACCCCTGCCCAGAAGAGCGAGTTATTATTCCTTATAAGTTCGGAATCAATTACGGCTAGGTCTGCTCTCTGGCTCAGCGGTTCCTTCAATCGAGATAACGCCGCTTCCTTGTCCCAGAGAATTACCTTGCCCACTGTTGAAGCGAGGCTTCCGTTTGCTGCGGTTAGCATCGGATATGATGGCTGCGTGACGTTAGGATGAATTGACACCTGGTTAACGCCGTCCAGCTCTGCAAGGTACCTGTTAACGGAGATTTGTTGTGCTGCGTAAGGAACCCGTAGTGTTGAACTGTTTGCCCCCAGAAAAGAATCATTGACCACGACAATTATTCCCGCAACTGCAGTAATCGCTACCGCCGTTACAAATCTGGCGTACAGTTGGCGCCTGTCCGGATAAATAATTACGCGTGACCTTCTGGTGTCCAAAAGTCCAAAGGAGATAAATGCAATGCCTAACGCCAAGAATGCTGTAATGACGAAACGGGAGCTGGCGTCGAGATTGGTAGAGAATACAAGATTGAACATAATCCATAGAAAGGTAACTCCCGCAATCAGTTCTATTTTGGAGATATAGCCCAGGTACCTCGGCTTTCCCTGCGATGAGTCCACCAGGTATCGAGTGAACAAGTCAAGCGCCCCTCCGAGGCCCAGGTAGATCAACAGTCGAACTCCGAGTGCCGAGAAGACCAGCGGCAGGATCATGGTCAGCGGAAGCATCGCAGGGACGACCAGTGATCTACCAAGGTCAGATCCGTCCTGCACATCTGCAAATGGAAGGGAAAAAATCGGAACAAGGGCGTCTAGGTGTAACTCAGCTCCCTGAGAGGCGGCCTGGATAACCATTCCAAAGGCCGCATTTGCAAAGAGCGGTGCGAGCAGAATTATCTTTGTGACCTGCCACACCGCAAAACCCATTGGAGACATGGTGTACTCCGAGTACGTTCCCCTCCTCGTCTTTTCGAAATCGTTCCTCTTTAGGAAAGAAACTGCTACAAACAGGACGTACCATGTTATGGAGCGTCGATTACGCACGTCTAGCCGTACCAGCGCAATGGCCGCAAGGATGAGGCCGGAAATCAGCAAGAAGAAGAGGGGTTTTAGAAATAGAGCCCCAAATTCCTGAATATTCATGGCGAGATTTAGTGCTTGGGCGCTGACTGTGGCAAATATCAGAGAGCATATAGCAAGAATAGCAGCTATTCTGATTAGTCTGCCAAAACCGATCCGGTGTGACCGGTCCTCGCTATAGTTATCCCACAAATAATTGTCATGATCTTAAACTCCCTTTATTTCTTTCAGATGTCATCAGTGCCGGGCACATGAGCGCCTTGTTGAAGGAAAAAAAGTAGGCGCCTTCGCCTACTTCTTTACGGATTTCTTCTTTTTTGACGCGGCCATTTCTTCAAAGACTTCTACACCGTGGGGAAAACAAATACGAATATCACAAATGATTGACAAGGTGGTGGAATTTTGCATAGGAAAGCGAAGTTGAATAATCGTTGACTGGTACTAACATTGTGATTTATCATGTGCTGTTGCACAGTTTTACTTTCTAGGCTTCCAGCGTTGCAAGACCCTTGCAAATCAGGTAACATGCAGCGAACGCCGGGACCTCGGCCTTTTCTTTGCCGAGCTTGAAAGACATCCCCTTCAGCTTGAGTTTTACCGGTGCCCTTACCTGGATCCCTATTTTCGCGTCGCCTATTACGCAGGCCTTGGTGAAGGGATCAAAATCGGATAAATTGTCGCATCGAACCTTCGCTAGGCTGCTTTTGCTGTTAATGGATCCTGGCAGGCGAAAGATCCTATGAATGTCGGATGTCACTTGAGGGTCAATAATGGCTCTCTGTTTGTTGGCAGCTTCCTCAACACGGGTCTTCAGTCCTTCGTAACCCCCAAGATCCGTTATCCTGTGGGTGGTCTCCTTTGAGGATGCTTTGACGACTTTGAGCAACGCGTTAATACGCGCGGCCCAGCCGTATTGCATTTCGGGGGCAGATTGCCTGACTATGAAGCCTCTCTCGTCCCTCTTGGACTTTCTGACGCCCAGCACTTCGGGCATTAATCCGGTAGCCGAGATGTAGCCTGCAATTTCCATCCTTGCACGTGAGTCCAGGGTTTCAAAGTCCTGGCCTCCAGAAAGATGAACGTGGAAGCCATTGTTTCCTGAAAAGTAAACTGCAATATCATCTTCCGAGAAGCCAAATTCGCCGGTTAGAAAGTCTGTCAGTCTCCTAACGTGCGCTAGTGAGCCTCCGATGCATTTCGAGCAGGGAATCGACACTTTTTCTATACGACCCCCCGAACAGCTGACGCATGCTTGATCTGCTTTTTCCCCCGAAGGCGTCTCTTGAAATGTATCGCAGGCGGTGCAGTGGGTATAGGTATGGCTTTCCACACAGGGAAGATTCAGGTCTTTTCCGTCAATATCGAAAATTAGCGATGCCGAAATCCAGCCCTTTTGATCCATCGGTTGAGTCGGATGCAGGTAGCAAGAGTTAGAACAATAGATGTCCGAAGGAACCTCTCTTACAAGATACGCCTGCAGCTCACCCGCACTCCCAAAGGAAAGATGCCGCTTCATGCCGGGGCTTCCAAAGCCCGTAAAACCGAATTCCCTCTGTTGGAGCATTGACGGCAGTTCAAACTTACTAAATCCGCGGAAATAATACTCTCGGAATGCCGACCTGAGGAACTGCAAAATGTCCCGCGACTTATCTTGAGTCATGATTTTCTCCGTCCAAATTGGACCGGATTGATTATGCCGTCGCATGCAGGAATCGCAAAACACAGTGCTTCAATACGCAGCTTGTCGCACGACGGCACCGAGTACTTGGTACCGCTCCCCCTGGCTCCCGCAAGATGCTCGACCTGATAGCGGGTAATCTTTTCGTTGAAATCAGGAGCGTTTTGAAAAAGCTGCACTATCTCGTCCGTACCTCTTCCAATTGCCAGCATGTACGTGGCAAGCATCACTCGGGCCGCGTGCGATAGGTTTTCGCCTCTTCCCAGCGTCTCTACCGCGTGTTTTATGCAGGGAGGATAATCTACGACGGGGGATAACTTGTACTCGAAGCGAGGGGCAAAACGCTGGCGAAGCTCCGATGCCACTTGGCGAACATGGTCTGAGACTCCGCTGACATCCATTGCCCTTATGCGGTCGGCAATCAGCCCTATGAGCTCGGTTCGAATTATTCTGACAGCATCCTCGGCATCCAAAAGGACCATTCCCTTGGAGACGGGCCTGTTCACCAGTTTCCATTCGGGTTCGTGAAAGTGCGATGCGCGGCCAAGGTATGCGGGGATGGAAACAGCAAACAACTTCAGAGACGGCTCGAATGAAATTTTCAGATGAAACAAGTCTTCGAAAATCTTTGAAAGCAATGCCAACCTCAGGTCTTTATCGCTTTTCTTGATATCGGATACAAGAAATTCTTCGGCACGCCTTGCCTCTGCCAGCGCATACTTTTTCATCAGCGAGTCAATGCCTATCGCTCTGACAAGTATCAGCGAAATAAGAAACGAGGTAATTTCGACTTCATGCCTGTCCAGCTCTCTGAAAACTTCGCCGTCAGCCGCAGCCTCTATCCTTTTAACAGCTCTTGGCAAGATCTGTGAAATTTCAGGCCTATCGAGTTCTTCCCAGTTGAAGCCCGACTCCCGAATATAGGATCCTGCCTCGTCAATAAATGGGTATTTTGCAAGGTCTCCTGTACCCAGGCGCAACTGCGGCCGGCGTGACATGCCCAATTCTGACGCGCACGACTGCAATAAAACGCAATCGAAAGGATTTAAGAATTGCCCGAATAAGGCATCTCGATTGGGGAACCTGACAAAACTGGGCGTTCATGTCTCGGCCGCAGGTGGAATTTACAATTCGGTGGAAAAAGCAAAATCCTTAGGTTGTACTGCTTTTCAAATATTTACTAGAAGTCCGCGCGGCTGGCAGGCAAAAGACCTGGCACGCGCCGATATCGACCAGTTCAAATCGAGCCTCTCTGCCAGCGGGATCAGACGAGATGCGGTGGTCATACACATGCCGTATCTTCCGAACCTCTCGGCCCCCAGGGGGGACATTTATGAGAAGTCGGCATTGTCTCTGAAGCAGGAAGCGCAGCGGGCAAGCGAACTGGGGATTCCAAATCTAGTCATACATCTTGGCAGCCACATGGGCGCTGGAGAAAAGCAGGGAGTGAGCCAGTTGGTCGATGCCCTAAAGTCCGCAGCTGATTTTGTCTCTTCTAGGAGCGACCTTATATTCGTTTTAGAAAACGGTGCCGGACAGAAGAACAGGTTAGGATCGAGTTTTGAGGAACTGCGGTCGCTTCTGGACGCCCTTGGCGAACCGGGAAGGTTTGGCGTTTGCCTTGATACGTGCCATGCTTTCGCGGCCGGCTATGACCTCCGAACCCAAGAATCCGTCGAAAGAGTGATGGAGGAGTTCGACAGGACGGTTGGTCTTGACGCGATAAGGGTAATCCATCTTAACGACTCCAAGGGTGGCCTGGGTTCAAAACTCGATCGCCACGAGGATATCGGAAAAGGCAATATTGGATCCGAGGGGCTGGCAGCCTTTCTCGGCCACAAGGTCTGCGGATCCATACCAGTCATACTCGAGACTCCAAAACAAAATGAAGCAGATGATCGCCGAAATCTTACTGCAGTACTGAGACTAGCCGAATCATAGACCAAAATACGATTAGCAGATCTGCCGCCCCTTACTTTGGCGCAAGTTTATGCGAAATTATTGCCGCTGATGAGGGGTTGTATGTTATTGTGACGTTATCGCCCACGGAATACGTGCAGCCCTGAATCTGTCGTGGCCGCTCGTCCGACGGGGTTACGAGACATGTCTGGTCCGACTTCGAGGAAACTACGACTACTTCGCTCTTGGCCGACTGGAACAAGTCCTTGATTGGAAAGCCTTGGATAAATTGGATAAAGAAAATTGCTGCTGCAAACATCAGGCCAAACATGATCGCTAGTTTTCTCGTCGATATGCGCTCAAAACCGGACGAATCCGCGTCGTATGACATACGCCGGACAATCTAGGCTCTTCAGACTTGTAAAAACCTATTCACCGCTTTTCCTGCGATCGATTACAATGAACAATGCTATTCAACTGAGTGAATTTATAAGGTGATTGATTCTGCTAGTCTACGGGTAGCTATGGACCAGCAAGACGACAAACTTGTTCGTATCCAATCCTTGGTATTGGAGCAGCAACAGAATTCTTGCTCCAATTGCGGGATCGATTTTTCTAGCGACGATGTACCCCGGTTCCGCTACGTTCTCCCTCCTGACCAAGGTGGCGAAGTATCGGAGGACAACGTGGAAGCAGTCTGCTCAACTTGTTTTGAGGAGTCCGCAAGCGAACCACTGTAACGTGCCATCAGGATTTAACATTGGTTTTCAGAGCTATCTCCCGCCGGGCAATGCGAGCAGGGCTCTTCCCAAAATTGAAGAAAACAAGTTATAAGTAGGTGGAAGAAAAGTCCCCTTACACTTTATGGTTTTTGGAAGAGACGTTCGGCTCAGCAGGATTACTAGAAATGGCAAGATGTTATGCATTCCGATGGATCATGGCATAAGCAACGGCCCAATACGTGGAATCGAGGATGTTCATTCCATGATCGAACAATGTGTTCCTGCTGGCCTTACATCGATCCTCGTCAACAAGGGGATACTGAAGTCAATGCCAAGAGTTCCAGAAACCGGGCTCATTGTCCATTTCTCTGGGAGCACCTCATTGGGACCCGCGCCGAACAGGAAAGTTCTGATGGGCTCAGTCGAAGAGGCGATCAGGCTTGGCGCAGACGCCGTTTCGCTTCACATCAACATCGGTGCTAAGGAAGAGCCTGAAATGCTACAAAAGCTCGGCATGGTAGCTGACAAGTGTGATGAGTGGAGCGTACCGCTGGTTGCGATGATGTATCCTCGCGGTGAGAACATCAAGAACCCTCATGATCCAGAGATCGTAGCCCACACCGCCCGAATTGGGGCAGAATCCGGTGCAGATATCGTGAAGACCGTGTATACCGGCGACATAGAGTCATTTAAGAAGGTCATAAAGGGATGCCCTGTGCCTATCGTCATTGCGGGCGGTCCAAAAGCATCCACGGACAAGGAAATTCTGGAAATGTGCTTTGGAGCAATGTCGGCAGGGGCAAAGGGAGTTACTTTTGGCCGGAACATATTCCAGCATAAAAGACCACCCGCTATGGTCCGGGCGCTGTACCGAGTGATAATTGAGGGCAAGTCGGTAAGAGAAGGTATGAAGGAACTTGACTGATATCAGAAATCGTGAGCTAATCATACGACCAACGGTCTCAAAAGCAAGCCTGCCAAAATTTCTGGAAAGCATCAAGGCAAGGGGCATTGAGACTGTTCAGGCGGAGCCGAAGGTAGCATCCGCTGCAGGCCTCAAGAGCGTTTATGAGTCAAACGATGCGGACCTCATAATATGCAAGTCTGTCGACCAGGTCAAGCAGGCTCGGACACAGACAAAGATTCTGGGATACCTCAAAAAGGTGCTCAGCAACTCCGATATTGACGAGATTGACATGGCCGCATCGGCGGGGGCCCAGTTTATCATTGTTGACGCATCAGATTGGAAGATAATCCCGCTCGAAAACATTATCGCAAAACTTCACCGCTCCAAGACCAAAGTCTACACAACTGCCAGGAGTGCTACCGAAGTGGCAACAATGTTTGCCGTCCTTGAACTGGGCGTGGACGGCGTAATACTTGCGACCGATAGCGAAGACGAAATCGAGCGCGCACAGCAACAGATGACCAATGTCATCTTTCCTATCAAGCCTGCCAAGATAGTAGAGATCAAGGATGTTGGAACCGGCGAACGAGTCTGTGTTGACACTGCGTCCATGATGTCGATGGGCGAAGGTATGCTTGTCGGCAGCAAATCGAATTTCATGCTCCTTGTTCATAATGAGTCGGTAGGTTCTTCTTTTACTTCCCCTCGTCCTTTTCGTGTCAACGCCGGAGCGGTATACTGCTACACTATCACACCCGACGGCAAGACTCATTATCTTTCCGAGATCGAGTCTGGAAGCGAGGTGTGGATCGTAAATGCAGCTGGAGTTAGCCGAAAAGCAGTAGTAGGCAGGTCGAAAATAGAAACACGGCCATTGCGCCTTATAAGGGCGGAGATTGACGGCCAGTCAGGCACCGTGATTCTTCAGAATGCAGAGACTATCAGGCTCATGACAAAGGATGGCAAATTGCTCTCCGTCACGGAGCTAAAAGTGGGCGACACCGTGCTTGGCTATTCAAAGCCGGCTACCGGAAGGCACTTTGGCATGGAAGTCGACGAGTACATCGTCGAGAAATGAGTGTTCCACTCTACTCCGACGACCGGATTTGCATTCTCGCTAGTAGCCTCCTCTGGCAATGTTGGCATTTCTTATCTTGCGGTAATTGATTTTGCCGAGGAATAATTCAGAGAACCCAGAAGAAGGATCCTTTGGGATCGTGCTGTCGGCCTCGTATATCTCGAGCCTGATTTTCGCCCCTGACTCTCGGCACTTGTAGCATAATGTAAACTCCTCCGAGTCTGCATCAAGGGCGCTTCCACAAA
Coding sequences:
- a CDS encoding DNA primase small subunit domain-containing protein, with the translated sequence MTQDKSRDILQFLRSAFREYYFRGFSKFELPSMLQQREFGFTGFGSPGMKRHLSFGSAGELQAYLVREVPSDIYCSNSCYLHPTQPMDQKGWISASLIFDIDGKDLNLPCVESHTYTHCTACDTFQETPSGEKADQACVSCSGGRIEKVSIPCSKCIGGSLAHVRRLTDFLTGEFGFSEDDIAVYFSGNNGFHVHLSGGQDFETLDSRARMEIAGYISATGLMPEVLGVRKSKRDERGFIVRQSAPEMQYGWAARINALLKVVKASSKETTHRITDLGGYEGLKTRVEEAANKQRAIIDPQVTSDIHRIFRLPGSINSKSSLAKVRCDNLSDFDPFTKACVIGDAKIGIQVRAPVKLKLKGMSFKLGKEKAEVPAFAACYLICKGLATLEA
- a CDS encoding 2-amino-3,7-dideoxy-D-threo-hept-6-ulosonate synthase — its product is MVFGRDVRLSRITRNGKMLCIPMDHGISNGPIRGIEDVHSMIEQCVPAGLTSILVNKGILKSMPRVPETGLIVHFSGSTSLGPAPNRKVLMGSVEEAIRLGADAVSLHINIGAKEEPEMLQKLGMVADKCDEWSVPLVAMMYPRGENIKNPHDPEIVAHTARIGAESGADIVKTVYTGDIESFKKVIKGCPVPIVIAGGPKASTDKEILEMCFGAMSAGAKGVTFGRNIFQHKRPPAMVRALYRVIIEGKSVREGMKELD
- a CDS encoding DNA primase — protein: MSRRPQLRLGTGDLAKYPFIDEAGSYIRESGFNWEELDRPEISQILPRAVKRIEAAADGEVFRELDRHEVEITSFLISLILVRAIGIDSLMKKYALAEARRAEEFLVSDIKKSDKDLRLALLSKIFEDLFHLKISFEPSLKLFAVSIPAYLGRASHFHEPEWKLVNRPVSKGMVLLDAEDAVRIIRTELIGLIADRIRAMDVSGVSDHVRQVASELRQRFAPRFEYKLSPVVDYPPCIKHAVETLGRGENLSHAARVMLATYMLAIGRGTDEIVQLFQNAPDFNEKITRYQVEHLAGARGSGTKYSVPSCDKLRIEALCFAIPACDGIINPVQFGRRKS
- a CDS encoding deoxyribonuclease IV, with translation MGNLTKLGVHVSAAGGIYNSVEKAKSLGCTAFQIFTRSPRGWQAKDLARADIDQFKSSLSASGIRRDAVVIHMPYLPNLSAPRGDIYEKSALSLKQEAQRASELGIPNLVIHLGSHMGAGEKQGVSQLVDALKSAADFVSSRSDLIFVLENGAGQKNRLGSSFEELRSLLDALGEPGRFGVCLDTCHAFAAGYDLRTQESVERVMEEFDRTVGLDAIRVIHLNDSKGGLGSKLDRHEDIGKGNIGSEGLAAFLGHKVCGSIPVILETPKQNEADDRRNLTAVLRLAES
- a CDS encoding 3-dehydroquinate synthase II, with translation MTDIRNRELIIRPTVSKASLPKFLESIKARGIETVQAEPKVASAAGLKSVYESNDADLIICKSVDQVKQARTQTKILGYLKKVLSNSDIDEIDMAASAGAQFIIVDASDWKIIPLENIIAKLHRSKTKVYTTARSATEVATMFAVLELGVDGVILATDSEDEIERAQQQMTNVIFPIKPAKIVEIKDVGTGERVCVDTASMMSMGEGMLVGSKSNFMLLVHNESVGSSFTSPRPFRVNAGAVYCYTITPDGKTHYLSEIESGSEVWIVNAAGVSRKAVVGRSKIETRPLRLIRAEIDGQSGTVILQNAETIRLMTKDGKLLSVTELKVGDTVLGYSKPATGRHFGMEVDEYIVEK
- a CDS encoding UPF0182 family protein; translated protein: MNIQEFGALFLKPLFFLLISGLILAAIALVRLDVRNRRSITWYVLFVAVSFLKRNDFEKTRRGTYSEYTMSPMGFAVWQVTKIILLAPLFANAAFGMVIQAASQGAELHLDALVPIFSLPFADVQDGSDLGRSLVVPAMLPLTMILPLVFSALGVRLLIYLGLGGALDLFTRYLVDSSQGKPRYLGYISKIELIAGVTFLWIMFNLVFSTNLDASSRFVITAFLALGIAFISFGLLDTRRSRVIIYPDRRQLYARFVTAVAITAVAGIIVVVNDSFLGANSSTLRVPYAAQQISVNRYLAELDGVNQVSIHPNVTQPSYPMLTAANGSLASTVGKVILWDKEAALSRLKEPLSQRADLAVIDSELIRNNNSLFWAGVTTPVRPSESNLPNKWYSDHIALTHSDAGIPIISATLANGTGSESPEQLSPQKEVYFGPSGDSGIFSRAWSAYPIAQSAGPAADSVQYNPNGGVDLSPPLTWIFDPNFLLSYPGQTVHITRYKDIFQRMDTLFPYFIYEFQIGDTLSSQFRKIDVTPVTDGSKSYWLVPLIMPIDTSRVPWASSFALRLIGYGVIDAYSGSIKIYVTGNDEYSNVFYETYKDTGIVEQSMPAWLSKQLRYPPEMFIWRMGKFDTFHVTNPQDFVDSKQFYDIPKETGGIEQPSYYYMDLSGGQNSTKYVGVQLVQSRSAPTSGVVGYATVSSDLSSLGTLTFYSDSNSTSLSNSTLISPDSARQMLGKDKDFQLFKSQLPGSPKVGDATLYKSENLYAYVLPIYTSDSQAGAAEQLAGVAIVSAPTSQFANIVGIGQTLDDALRNFLNKSAPSSAATPSMPIPASNNESAVQARLLLVEHLFAADNVTLVKPTAIVSPAQFQEARVTLDVGSTQELEHLNSTVSSFISEFGSKRVYEWKTSDTVVNFGVITEIQGVSEIHYVTVILAR